From the Juglans microcarpa x Juglans regia isolate MS1-56 chromosome 7D, Jm3101_v1.0, whole genome shotgun sequence genome, the window ttgaaaaaataagttaatattttttagggAGTTTCTGGAGTAGATATAATTgtgttattggagatgattttaagtaaTATGAGCTCACTCTCCGGACTTTTGGGATCTGGGTGTTACACCTCACGCACCACCTTTTCTAATAGCTCTTCTTGACACACGCGCTAGATCATCGGACTCACTACCACCTGACCTTTTAGATTTGACAtttgtggctgaaaagagaTATTTGTTGCCCTCACGGGTCGTCACAGATTCTAATGTCTACCAGAGTTGGTCCAAACTGTAATCCGTTATTTTCTGCTTCTATCttactgttttctttttttggtttcctcattattaattaaaataaaaaagagttcgtCTCTCGGATGTTTGTCTGTAGAGGTTGAGTTATCTCTTTCTATTAAGGGTGAtgttgagtctctgtttagCAGAGAGTGCTATCTCTTGGACGTTTGTCTATAGAGAGTATTATCAATAGTGAAGACCAAAttaatcacaaaagaaaatagtgcaCTGGTTGAGCGccaaatacattattttagtttatgatgTCGTGTTTGATATGAGAACATCTCATAATACATTCGATCATAGATGTAAGTTTTTCTGATTAATAAGTGATAAAATTTTCCCttaaaaaatagagatatatacaagtctcaaatgtataaatatcgtatagtcttttataaaatttgaattccattataaaaaaaaatataaaaattttatttttctttatgtatcccacatttttataaaaacttttgTACAAACTTATGCCTTTAAAGCTTATCTCGATCATTACTCCAGTCACAAAACCCTACGAAGTGGTCATTTAACTTCTCCATTATcacattgaaaaaatataaaaatattttttaaacaaactatcaaaccctaaaattctttaagattaattttaacagaaattgaaaaaagaaaaatatttatgagtaattctatatataattgcgAATTGTGTAACCGtcacataatcattttaaaaaaaaatagagttcactattaaaaaatttatttttttcatataggtttTAAGATATACAAATCTTACACCCTttatttgaaagaaagaaaaaaaaaccatataaaataattagatcttaataataaaaattcatttaaaaaaaaaagaatagacgGAATTTGCATATAtcttaatatatgattttactcttaaattacattatttgaatttcaaaaattaagacAAATCACATGtaagaagagaaatgatttgaataagttctaaatagacaaattttgcatatattgttataaaagaaaataataccttaaaaaaatataaaaaacttaatttttattaatatgatctattttttataaaagctttacaccaaatttatttatttagagcTTAAAAcctttgtttttgtagatgagataaaataaaagttgaaagttgaataaaatattattagaatataattttttaatattattttattttaatatttaaaaaaattaaattgtttgttttattttatgtaaaaattttaaaaaaattataatgattaaacgTGTTGGATTAAAAATTTTCTGAAATTGAACGAGGTCCCGCTTATCCCATGTAAGAATTCCGAAACATCTTATCCAACTAAGAACAACTAAGAATTTAGCGGCACTGCAATTCCCCCATCCCCTTATCAGTTATCCCTTGTTTGTTTGTCCGGTAGAACAAGGAACATCATCGTCCACGCAGGAATGGCGTCCTTCTCGTCGGGCTTCTGCTGTGCAATTACTGGCGCTAGTAATGGCAGCAACAGTAGGTGGAGTATGGCATCTCTGAGATCAGCCCTCCCGCCTTCGGTTCCTCTTCGTCCACCTCCTTCATCGCGCTTCCCGAGGATGGCCGCGGCGTTTCAGCCCAAGCCCAAATTGGCTTTACGGTCTTACACCGGACTCGCTCCTCTTCAATCACTTCCATTCCCAATTGCTTCTCCAGGTGCTTTTGTAAATCTAATCAAGTTTAGCTCTCTTTAATCATTCGCTGCTGGACGAAGCCTTCCAAGAAGGATGATTAAAATTAATTGCCTCCATTTCTTCATCCCTGTTTTGAACACTGCTCACCTCATGAGTCGTTATTTAGCACATTCTTCACCACTTTTTTTGGTTGTGATTTATCTGTCTTTGCTTAGATATTTCAAATGTGACATTCGAgcatttttttcattcacatAACCACTGAACTAGTCTTACCGGACTCTTTATATTCCAAAGTTGTAGTGAATTCTGTATTGTTCATATCGAACACAAttcttgtttcctttatttGGCCAAAATGCTTACTTCCTAGTGGAATCCTTTAACTTTGCTCGAGCAATTTCCATCTTCGTACAAGAAGATGCCCTTAAAAGTTATAATTGCAGTGAATGGCGAGATCTAACAGTCATAAAATACAGTAGGCTATAATGGAACTAATAGGAAGAAGAATGtaaagaagatggagaaggagagagaaaagataCAAAATGGTGTTCTATATCGCtgaaaataagaacaagaagGTTTTCTTTATCAGTGAGAATTATAGCGAAATAatcgtaaaaaaaataatcaggTAGAAAAGGTGTTCTCTATtactgaaaataattaaataacataGAGCTATAATACAGCCAACATAGAGGCTAACAATTGAATGTAAATATTGATTTAGTATCTTCGACAGTTGATTTCAGTGCACTTCCAAACCATAAACAAAATGATtccttttaaaagaagaaaaaaacttcTATATACATGCCTTTTACAAAACACCTGGAAAAAGAAATGCTTTATTCTAGCTCCACTTTAACTACCCATGCAAATAGAGAACAAGGAGCATAATAGAAAGGAAGTATGGGCACTAACCTTAGATTCTCGAGAAGAGCAAGGGTGGCTTCTTGCCTTATAGAGTTCTACTTGAGTGTCCTAGGTTTGACCTGATTGTGGAACTTTCTATGTACCTCGGTCAAGCAGTCATCCAAGTGAAGAATCTTGCCTCACCATTGTCATGGTGGGAAACCAGTACAATGGTGTATCATCAAGTGATGATAAAAGCATTTTTGACAATTTTTGTTATAGTTTCCCTTAGAATAACTTGCAGTTTGTGCTTTTACTTTTGAAACTGCAACCTGGATACCTTGGGATTTGTATGTTTGTTGGTTGGTCTGTTGTTAGGGATGTCCAACAACTTCCGACCCATGTTTAGTTGCCAAGTTTCGACTTCTGACCTATGTCAAGTTGGAAGTCGGAAAGGAGGGTCAAGATTCCAACGAACCCAACCCTACCCTTATCTGAAATGTATACCCCACTCCCTTACCTGAAAATCCATGGGCTGTTTTTTCATTTCACCCCCTTGGCCACTTCTAGTTCCCTCCTCTCTGTCCCTCTCAGATCACAACAGtccctccttccctccctccctttctctctctcgtatCACAACATTGCATCCACACGGCACTACCTACTTCACCATTTTATTGAAAGGTGTCAGGGAAGGTTTTCTGACCCGATAGGGTTGGTGCCCAAGCCTATTTGATGTAGCACAAGTCATGTGATACCATTGAAGAGAGCTAAATAGGAGTGCATGTGCATAGTGAATGGATGCTTTAGGAAGATGATTTCATTCCCCCTATGTTGGGCTTGTTTGTGTGGAGCCTTGTTCTGTTTGTGCGCAGCCCGATTTGATGGTCCAACCTACTGAGTAGGGTttactatatattgtattaaaccATTGTACAGCCGCTGcactgtattttttattttcatctgaATAAAATCCTCTACAGTTTCATGGGCGTAGGCATGTTGctaaaccacgtaaatcttgtgtcGTGTATGATTGATTCCTCATTCTTGTTTACTTTTCCTCTTATCATTCCTAACACCCTACACTGCCACTAGCACCACAATATCCCTTTTCCTTctaacttatccaaaaaataaatgtcCTTTTCCTTCTAGTGTCTTGGCTGATTTGTTGCTCTTGTGTTTTTCCATCTTGAACCATCCGATATGTTCTTCCCTTATTCTGTTTTTGGAAAGATAAAATCTGGGGTGTGCATGTTACATTGATTTGCATAAATCATTGTTGAGTGGTGCTAGGCTGCCGCCCAGCAATGACCGCTGGGCATGCAGCCTAGCAcaaatttgtctttttattttttccttctttttcttttcatattttttcaacatatttaaatatttttaaaaaataaaaaaatacaccaatacactaaaggtcattttcttaattattaagtaaaaaaaaattaaatacatgagcggtcaaaatgagggggCAAACGCAGGTGGCATACTAGCATTTCTCATCATtgttatgaaagaaaaatttgatgtGTGGCTTTAGATgcatatttttggtttttttaacaaagaacaTACTTAACTCTTTATGTCTGGATATCGGCTTATAATTGTTCTCGTTTTCTTCTTATTGATTTTATGGCTTTCTATTTTCCTCCACCTCCCTAATCAGGTGCTCCTCTTGTGTACTACCTCGGTATTGGGTAGTGTTGCTGTGtgcaattaataaaaattaacttgCTTGGCGCCTGACTTTGTTGATTAGCTTTCAAGAACTACAAGTCCTACTGCTGTCTTAGATTTATCTGCAGTCTTATTCTGCTTTCAGCAGCATCTCACAGTGCTGATTTCTTCCCTTTCTGGGGCAATTGTTACTATTGCCCTGCTAAATAACTTGTGGTATACCTTAAGCCCTATGAGTAACATTTTTATGAGAAGCTTATGTTGCATtccttttcttaattttagttCTTACTGTTGACTTTGAAGAACTTTTAAGCACTCATTTGTCTTTTGATAGtataaataaaatctctttttacCTGGCAAAATAATTTGTCTTCTGTGTGCAGAATTTAGCAGCTTTAGCcactgttttaaaatcattgaCAATGGGGGTCGAGTCTTTGCCATGAGACATGGGAGACGAGTACCCAAACTCAATAGGCCCCCTGATCAACGTCGGGCACTACTTCGTAGCCTCACAACTCAACTCCTCAAACACGGCCGCATCAAAACGACTAGAGCAAGGGCAAGCGCAATGAGGAAGTATGTTGATAAGATGATCACGTTGGCAAAGGATGGATCTCTTCATAAGAGGAGACAAGCTCTTGGCTTCATTTATGAGAAGCAGATTGTACATGCCTTGTTTGCAGAGGTTCCGGACAGGTATGGGGAGAGGAATGGAGGATATACGAGAATTATAAGAACTCTGCCAAGGCGAGGGGATAATGCACCTATGGCCTACATTGAGCTTGTCTAGACGCGACCATATATGCGTGCGAACTAATACTCAGACTAGCACTGTCCCGGGCATGAATCAGCTGGGTGATGTATTTTGCAATTAAAGATGATCTAATGAATGGTTATCCAATTCTTGATGTTTTTGAAGTTACAATTTAGTTTTAGGTAATGTCCTGTGTTATCAGGAATGCTCTAGCGAACTGATTATCTGAATCCAGATGTTTTTGAAGTTGCAGTGTAGTCTCGGCATCATTTTTCTTCAGCTTAGTATGGTGTTTCTGTGTTTCTTCGGTAGTTCTTGGTTCCTCAGTTCTAGTTCTTACAGATATGTAGTTTCCTATATATTTTCCTACCTGAAGCAACCGAACTTGCTTTAAAAATCGAGGCAGTATGTATTTTACGACgagagaaataaaaacaaaaggggAGTGagcatgaaattcaaaaaaaaaaaaaaaaaaaaaaaaagataaagagaaaagaCTGGTAATTCCCATAGGATAAAAGACCCCTCTCAACATTTCCTtcaattttaaacaaatttcttcttttttttctctttcagagCAGTGAGGTCACGACAGATTGGCACAATGCTACTATGGTTGAAGACTTGGAACGTGCCAACTTCTTCTATGAGCTACATCCACTTTCTAAAATACggtcttaaaattaaaaactgacaataattattgaaatgagtccaaacatgtggattataaatttctcaaaagaaaattgaaagaatagATGCCCGTTTGGAGGTAAGAAGTGTTTATCTcatcatcttatcttaacttaactcatctcaatttactatccaaacgacatttaaaattaaagaagagtctttagaaaatgagagttatgtttttttttttttttttttttatgaattttataaaagagttgacccataaaaaaaatgtcggGAGTTGATAtatatcagttactattcacctc encodes:
- the LOC121240028 gene encoding 50S ribosomal protein L17, chloroplastic encodes the protein MASFSSGFCCAITGASNGSNSRWSMASLRSALPPSVPLRPPPSSRFPRMAAAFQPKPKLALRSYTGLAPLQSLPFPIASPEFSSFSHCFKIIDNGGRVFAMRHGRRVPKLNRPPDQRRALLRSLTTQLLKHGRIKTTRARASAMRKYVDKMITLAKDGSLHKRRQALGFIYEKQIVHALFAEVPDRYGERNGGYTRIIRTLPRRGDNAPMAYIELV